In a single window of the Necator americanus strain Aroian chromosome X, whole genome shotgun sequence genome:
- a CDS encoding hypothetical protein (NECATOR_CHRX.G25658.T2) has product MYPAAQPLRGHVNIAIAQEAHSQQVPTRDSTGSEQDGTPVSPESSSHVADTDDEMHNALDCRPVDDPTTLTTSSNHQRPLLMTVKAHIRNPKTKTLETVNVMLDSGAQNSFISNAATKRLSLKPYDHKPLIVIGFGGHRSTQESSTVDATLLDTANKPFPVTLRTQEVLTSQFKPYRLSKEDKHALRTFRINPDSLTISRHVTPDILLGIDYFWEVLKKDSPKQLPSGLMLNHLTTSPSTPPRSEDDITRLWDLDRLGITEDPDPSVDKEEDVRILKRFQDTAQVIDGYLHVQFPWKSSHPRLADNKMLALKRLQSQYRSFQTKPSLWKAYTATFTDYLEQGIIEEVDEHQFDDHRVYYIPHQAVIKETSATTKLRVVFDASSHYRGAPSLNDCLHSGPAILPDMVGILLRSRLTPYLLIADVEKAFLQIRLQRNQRDATRFLWLRNPNLPPTADNLRIFRFTRVPFGITASPFLLAASILYYLHLEPSKPLHKEIEDNIYVDNILLSASSERQAIKKYRLSKSLFNSMHMNLREFLCNSNTVNQSIEPSDRVKNPSSVKLLGIPWNSRTDTLLIPLKTASANVYSKRTALSACSSTFDPLGLLTPFLVPSKVFIQDIWKKEYQWDTPFDQEDHQRWDELVQQLKHPLPPIPRFTASANRNTTYELAVFGDASQRLFACCAYLISRSPSTTSSQLIMAKSLLATAKLQMTMPRLELLASLISVRLARFLHHQLHLKIRTIHFVSDSKIVLHWIHSSRPLKRFVQNRVNEIRTILTTFHKTDVQTKFYYVQSDFNPADCATRGLSTADAVNHIWWHGPSFLHSPQSDWPKADTDFALPQDLCPEAEHEFQALSVLPTQAYESPLRFRATSSYLKLIRSTAYVLKFIKALFLKTCIRNYTLNLATVVLSKDVSASEITNAETLLIMEHYREGESTLKRLPLDKYNAHRAADGLIRCPNRLDHARTSSQSSAPILLIPEHHFVHLLVMYHHKTRFHSGVHATIAALRTSYFIPSIKTTITRILRLCTVCRRAQGHAYRYPEMPSLPPERVNRSRPFQKVGLDYLGPLYYRDQLHSQAKIWICLFTCMATRAVHLELVHNNTAFEFLLAFRRFIARRGTPDLIISDNATTFRSANDSLQSTIYNRKAIEKISTQLANRKIEWRFITPLSPWKGGFYERLVGLFKSAFKKAIKHTLLPLSQFQTLVAEIEAVLNSRPLLSISDTLSSPHVLRPIDFVSPQVELQLPSPHHNPLYIPPNRLSEWYKETLAVLNNFWDIWYKDYLSAISARHQHRIHQGRSSPLIPSVGDVVLIADKNVPRGQWPLAIITTIHRTKSNIPRSATVRIANGHELQRSINQLHPLEISAKEDPRPKKSRQQLQPTWIQPPRAAKRVRFALGTKRA; this is encoded by the exons ATGTATCCTGCAGCTCAACCGCTTCGAGGACACGTCAACATCGCTATCGCTCAAGAAGCTCATTCGCAGCAAGTTCCCACGAGAGACTCAACTGGAAGTGAACAGGATGGAACACCGGTCAG CCCAGAATCCAGTAGCCATGTCGCCGACACAGACGACGAGATGCATAACGCACTTGATTGCCGTCCGGTCGACGACCCCACCACCCTTACCACTTCATCCAACCACCAACGCCCTCTTCTTATGACTGTTAAGGCTCACATTCGTAATCCTAAGACGAAGACCCTTGAAACGGTCAACGTCATGCTGGATTCAGGAGCCCAAAACAGCTTCATAAGCAACGCAGCCACTAAGCGCCTATCCCTTAAACCCTACGACCACAAGCCGCTGATCGTCATCGGATTCGGAGGTCATCGTTCGACCCAAGAATCCAGTACAGTCGACGCCACCCTCTTAGATACCGCAAACAAACCATTCCCCGTAACCCTACGAACTCAGGAAGTTCTAACTTCCCAGTTCAAACCATATCGTCTCAGTAAAGAAGACAAACACGCACTCCGCACATTCCGCATTAACCCAGACAGCCTTACCATCAGTCGCCACGTTACGCCAGATATCCTGCTGGGTATCGACTACTTCTGGGAGGTCCTGAAAAAGGACTCACCGAAGCAGCTACCCTCAGGATTGATGCTC AACCATCTAACCACATCACCATCTACACCACCTCGCTCTGAAGACGACATCACCCGCCTATGGGACCTCGACCGTTTAGGCATAACCGAGGATCCCGATCCCTCTGTCGACAAGGAAGAGGACGTACGGATCCTGAAACGTTTTCAGGATACCGCCCAGGTGATTGACGGCTACTTGCACGTTCAATTTCCCTGGAAGTCATCGCATCCTCGCCTTGCCGACAACAAAATGTTAGCCCTTAAGCGTCTTCAGAGCCAGTACCGTTCCTTCCAAACCAAACCATCCCTTTGGAAAGCATATACCGCAACCTTTACGGACTACCTGGAGCAGGGCATAATAGAGGAGGTCGACGAGCACCAGTTCGACGACCACAGAGTCTATTATATCCCGCATCAGGCAGTCATAAAGGAAACATCGGCCACCACTAAATTGAGAGTCGTGTTCGATGCGTCCTCCCACTACAGAGGCGCACCGAGCTTAAACGACTGTCTCCACTCTGGCCCCGCAATCCTACCAGACATGGTAGGAATCCTTCTCCGTAGCCGCTTAACACCATATCTCCTTATTGCCGACGTAGAGAAGGCTTTCCTCCAGATTCGTCTACAACGTAATCAACGGGATGCCACTCGTTTCCTTTGGCTTCGCAACCCTAACCTACCACCAACTGCGGATAATCTTCGGATCTTCCGGTTTACCCGCGTACCATTCGGTATAACCGCATCACCATTCCTTTTAGCCGCATCCATACTGTATTACCTCCATCTTGAACCATCGAAGCCGCTCCACAAGGAGATCGAGGACAACATCTACGTCGACAACATCCTTCTTAGTGCCTCGTCCGAGCGACAAGCCATTAAGAAGTACCGCCTTTCCAAATCCCTATTCAATTCCATGCACATGAACCTTCGAGAGTTCTTGTGCAACTCCAACACCGTTAACCAGTCCATAGAGCCATCTGATCGAGTCAAGAATCCATCCTCCGTGAAGCTCCTTGGTATTCCTTGGAATTCACGCACCGACACCCTTCTCATACCACTTAAAACCGCATCCGCGAATGTGTACTCGAAGCGCACAGCGCTCAGTGCATGTTCATCCACCTTTGATCCACTTGGTCTTCTCACACCATTTTTAGTGCCCTCCAAGGTATTCATCCAAGACATCTGGAAGAAGGAATACCAGTGGGACACTCCATTTGACCAAGAAGACCACCAGCGATGGGACGAATTGGTCCAGCAGCTCAAACATCCGTTGCCACCAATTCCACGTTTCACCGCTTCCGCAAACCGCAACACCACTTATGAGCTCGCAGTCTTTGGAGACGCCTCACAACGTCTCTTTGCCTGTTGTGCCTACCTTATTAGCCGCTCACCATCAACCACTTCTTCACAGCTAATCATGGCTAAGTCATTGTTAGCAACGGCTAAACTCCAGATGACTATGCCACGATTAGAGTTGCTCGCATCCCTAATAAGTGTGCGTCTAGCACGCTTCCTCCATCACCAACTCCATcttaaaatccgcaccatccACTTCGTTTCTGACTCGAAGATAGTGCTCCATTGGATCCACTCGTCTCGTCCACTTAAACGATTCGTTCAGAATCGAGTGAACGAGATCCGCACCATTTTAACCACCTTCCACAAGACAGACGTTCAGACGAAGTTCTACTATGTGCAGTCAGACTTTAATCCAGCTGACTGTGCAACTCGTGGACTTTCGACCGCTGACGCTGTCAACCACATCTGGTGGCATGGACCATCCTTCCTTCATTCTCCACAGTCGGATTGGCCTAAGGCCGATACGGACTTTGCCCTACCTCAGGATCTTTGTCCTGAGGCGGAGCACGAGTTTCAGGCCCTTAGTGTCCTTCCGACACAAGCATATGAATCACCACTTCGCTTCCGTGCCACTAGTAGTTACCTTAAGCTCATCCGTTCAACCGCGTATGTGCTTAAGTTCATCAAAGCCCTATTCCTAAAAACCTGCATCCGCAATTACACCCTTAACCTAGCCACTGTTGTACTGTCCAAGGACGTTTCAGCCTCGGAAATCACCAACGCAGAAACTCTCCTCATTATGGAGCATTACCGCGAGGGTGAATCCACGTTGAAACGACTACCATTGGATAAGTACAACGCTCACCGCGCTGCAGATGGATTGATCCGATGTCCGAATCGATTAGACCATGCTCGGACTTCGTCTCAGTCATCTGCACCAATCCTTCTTATTCCGGAGCACCACTTTGTCCATCTTCTCGTTATGTACCACCACAAAACCAGGTTCCATTCAGGTGTTCATGCCACAATAGCCGCTCTCCGCACATCATATTTCATCCCTTCCATCAAAACCACCATCACCAGAATCCTTCGGCTCTGTACAGTATGTAGAAGAGCCCAAGGACACGCTTACCGCTATCCTGAGATGCCTAGTCTCCCTCCGGAACGAGTCAACCGCTCTAGACCGTTCCAGAAGGTTGGACTAGACTACTTAGGACCACTTTATTATAGAGATCAGCTCCATTCTCAGGCCAAGATTTGGATCTGTCTCTTCACCTGCATGGCAACCCGCGCTGTACATCTCGAGTTAGTCCACAACAACACCGCATTCGAGTTTTTACTCGCCTTTCGCCGTTTCATTGCTCGCAGAGGCACTCCGGACCTCATTATCAGCGACAATGCCACCACTTTCCGCTCAGCCAACGATTCCCTACAAAGCACCATCTATAACCGCAAAGCCATAGAAAAGATATCCACTCAACTCGCCAACCGCAAGATCGAATGGAGGTTCATCACTCCTCTTTCCCCATGGAAAGGAGGATTTTATGAACGTCTAGTCGGTCTCTTCAAATCCGCATTCAAAAAAGCCATCAAACATACCCTATTACCACTTTCCCAATTTCAGACCCTGGTTGCAGAAATTGAAGCAGTGCTCAACTCCAGACCACTTTTATCCATCAGTGACACATTATCTTCACCACACGTCCTTCGACCAATAGATTTCGTCTCACCGCAAGTGGAACTCCAATTACCATCTCCGCACCACAATCCTCTCTACATCCCTCCAAACCGTCTTTCCGAATGGTACAAGGAGACACTCGCCGTATTAAACAACTTCTGGGACATCTGGTACAAGGACTACTTATCCGCAATATCCGCACGTCACCAACACCGTATCCATCAAGGAAGGTCCAGTCCACTCATTCCATCGGTAGGAGACGTTGTTCTCATTGCCGATAAGAATGTTCCACGTGGACAATGGCCTTTAGCCATCATAACCACTATCCACCGCACCAAATCCAACATACCCAGATCAGCCACTGTCCGCATTGCAAACGGTCATGAGTTGCAGAGATCGATCAATCAACTACATCCATTGGAGATTTCTGCAAAGGAAGATCCACGACCGAAGAAGAGCCGCCAACAACTGCAACCTACATGGATCCAACCACCACGAGCAGCCAAACGGGTACGATTCGCACTTGGTACGAAGCGAGCGTGA
- a CDS encoding hypothetical protein (NECATOR_CHRX.G25659.T1) has product MRIRDWSEIGRVTKEKLEPRLLGASPYIWRPRGSATVIHCHWQCFPRGARERRPAGWESRAGHDTGGGRKEPLGRRWRPDGTGHKWDPEGPMVAENRTAGVCPQVKVLPDDDVDDSWRCTGSLDKWLTMKTTLNKRRRRCAAARHIQQRHDMGSAARHGLSGEA; this is encoded by the exons ATGCGAATAAGAGACTGGTCCGAAATCGGGAGAGtgacgaaagaaaaactggaaccCCGACTGCTCGGTGCCAGCCCTTATATATGGCGGCCGCGTGGGAgcgctaccgtaatacattgccatTGGCAATGTTTCCCACGCGGCGCGCGAGAACGGAGACCggctggctgggaaagtcgtgccgggcacgacaCTGGGGGCGGCCGAAAAGAACCGCTAGGGCGAAGATGGAGGCCTGATGGTACTGGCCACAAGTGGGACCCCGAAGGGCCAATGGTTGCCGAGAACCG GACGGCAGGTGTATGCCCGCAGGTAAAGGTCTTGCCTGATGACGACGTAGACGACTCGTGGCGTTGTACTGGTTCGCTCGACAAGTGGTTGACCATGAAGACGACGTTGAATAAGAGGAGACGGCGATGTGCAGCGGCTCGACATATACAACAACGACATGACATGGGTTCAGCGGCTCGACATGGGTTAAGTGGTGAGGCATGA